The sequence CCATCACGCGCCCTAGGCGGCCTGGGCGCCGGGCCGGCCGGCTTCGATCACGAAGCTCGCGCCTGTCTCCACGGTCGCTTCGGGTGCCGCGATCGTCGAGACGTAGCGCTGATCGGCGCGCCATTCGTCGGCGTTCAGCGTGCACCGGGCATAGCCCCGACGCGCGCCTTCGAAGTACTTCAGATGGGGTTGTCCGGCGATAGCAGTCGCGGCGAGCTCGGCGATCGGGAACCCCGACGTGATCGACGTGCCTACGAGCTCGGTACCGACCGCGGGTGCCGACTCGTCCAGGAAGTCGGTCTTGAGGTCGTTCACCCACGCCGAATGGATGTCACCGGTCACGACGACCGGGTTCGACGCGTCGGCGTCGACGACTCCCTCGAGGAGACGTTGCCTGGCGAGTGGATAGCCATCCCAGCCGTCGAGCGAGAAGAGGCCTTCGGCCGACGATCGCAGGAAGTTCGCCTCCGTCATCAAGACCTGCTGCGCCAACACGTTCCAGCGCGCATTCGACCGGCGAAGACCTCGGAGGAGCCACCGCTCCTGCGCGGATCCGAGCAGCGTGGCGTCGGGG comes from Acidimicrobiia bacterium and encodes:
- a CDS encoding alkaline phosphatase D family protein — its product is DDHEVDNNYANDTPSGSPDVSAADFLARRAAAYRAWWEHQPVRIAPPTGSDLRIYRTVRYGRLAEVQVLDTRQYRTVPCDGTLGPRCDAALAPDATLLGSAQERWLLRGLRRSNARWNVLAQQVLMTEANFLRSSAEGLFSLDGWDGYPLARQRLLEGVVDADASNPVVVTGDIHSAWVNDLKTDFLDESAPAVGTELVGTSITSGFPIAELAATAIAGQPHLKYFEGARRGYARCTLNADEWRADQRYVSTIAAPEATVETGASFVIEAGRPGAQAA